One bacterium DNA segment encodes these proteins:
- a CDS encoding cytochrome P450, with amino-acid sequence MPETPVEYPEIDFAMDAVPNLHEVLADLRERHAVAPVRYHGATAYLITRFGDLRSAMADDEAFPSWAAYERHTEPVMGRTIQCMGGDEHRRNRGLVSAAFRPRLMTEFVEAFLTPVAHQLVDAILEGQTRPKGRTDLVERYTTRYAFTVITRLLDFPPTDFARLKRWGDGLIDFPWDPEGAQRASAEFTEYLKPIIDDRRAKPGEDLLSSLATVAIDGDSLSDEEIFSFLRLLFPAGADTTYRGLGSLFYAVLTHRDVWESVKADPDRIPAVVQEALRWEGPTAMLPRFAPKDVCWAGVDIPGGSEVIFGITSANRDAAVFSEPDRFDPDRSERESLAFGHGAHFCLGSHLARREMEVSLRVLSERLPDLALADGADPGIQGTVLRGPQTLPVEFTIP; translated from the coding sequence GTGCCCGAGACCCCGGTCGAATACCCCGAGATCGATTTCGCGATGGATGCCGTCCCGAACCTCCATGAGGTTCTGGCCGATCTGCGCGAGCGCCATGCCGTGGCCCCCGTCCGGTACCACGGCGCGACCGCCTACCTGATCACGCGCTTCGGGGATCTTCGAAGCGCGATGGCGGACGACGAGGCGTTTCCGTCCTGGGCGGCCTACGAGCGCCATACCGAGCCGGTCATGGGACGCACGATCCAGTGCATGGGCGGCGACGAGCACCGCCGCAACCGCGGGCTCGTATCCGCCGCCTTCCGCCCGCGCCTGATGACCGAGTTCGTCGAGGCCTTCCTGACCCCCGTCGCCCATCAGCTCGTCGACGCGATCCTCGAGGGCCAGACCAGGCCGAAGGGCCGAACCGACCTCGTCGAGCGCTACACGACCCGGTACGCGTTCACGGTCATCACGCGACTCCTCGACTTTCCGCCGACGGATTTCGCGCGATTGAAGCGTTGGGGTGACGGCCTGATCGACTTTCCCTGGGATCCGGAGGGCGCCCAGCGCGCCTCGGCAGAATTCACCGAGTACCTGAAGCCGATCATCGACGATCGGCGCGCGAAGCCCGGGGAAGACCTGCTCTCGTCCCTCGCGACCGTCGCGATCGACGGAGACTCGCTGTCCGACGAGGAGATCTTCTCCTTCCTGCGCCTGCTCTTCCCGGCCGGGGCGGACACGACCTACCGCGGCCTCGGCAGTCTCTTCTACGCCGTCCTGACCCACCGCGACGTCTGGGAGAGCGTGAAGGCCGATCCCGACCGCATCCCCGCGGTCGTGCAGGAAGCGCTTCGTTGGGAGGGGCCGACCGCGATGCTCCCGCGCTTCGCACCGAAGGACGTGTGCTGGGCCGGCGTCGACATCCCGGGCGGCTCCGAGGTCATCTTCGGGATCACCTCGGCGAACCGCGATGCGGCGGTCTTCAGCGAGCCCGATCGGTTCGACCCGGATCGCAGCGAGCGCGAGTCCCTGGCCTTCGGACACGGCGCCCACTTCTGCCTCGGCTCCCATCTCGCGCGCCGCGAGATGGAAGTGAGCCTGCGGGTCCTGTCCGAGCGCCTCCCCGACCTGGCGCTCGCCGACGGCGCCGACCCGGGGATCCAGGGAACGGTGCTGCGGGGGCCACAGACGCTCCCGGTCGAGTTCACGATTCCGTAG
- a CDS encoding MFS transporter, giving the protein MQTEPPAATGTPADEKGAVRWAVLAGVWLCYASFGLVATSLAPLVPVIVEDLGIGHGAMGSILGAWQLVYIFAAVPCGLLLDRIGPRHAIALGGLFIAASAYGRSLATSYGELLFAVGLFGIGGPIVSAGAPKVVTSLFRGPQRGLAMGIYMTGPGIGSVVSLTLTHAVLVPAFGGWRAVLAVWALGALAASLLWWAVAGLAGEATRADPVPPTGRPGQLATLRSLIGIPAVPLLLAMAVGLFSFNHGLNNWLPALLRSGGLDLIEAGYWASIPTAVGIAGSLLIPRLATPDRRYRILFALSFAAFGASLLLQTTTAITLVPGLLLQGVVRSSLMTVLILTLVELPSIGEERAGAASGLFFSAAEVGGVLGPLGLGLLYDATGTFGPGLYTLTGISAALCLATVRLSSIAGRSG; this is encoded by the coding sequence ATGCAGACCGAGCCCCCCGCCGCGACCGGAACGCCCGCCGACGAGAAGGGCGCCGTTCGATGGGCCGTGCTTGCCGGGGTCTGGCTCTGTTATGCGAGCTTCGGTCTCGTCGCCACGAGCCTCGCGCCCCTCGTGCCCGTGATCGTCGAAGACCTGGGGATCGGGCACGGCGCGATGGGGAGCATCCTCGGCGCGTGGCAGCTGGTCTACATCTTCGCCGCCGTCCCGTGTGGCCTGCTCCTCGACCGCATCGGCCCTCGCCACGCGATCGCGCTCGGCGGCCTCTTCATCGCGGCCTCCGCCTACGGACGAAGCCTCGCGACGAGCTACGGCGAGCTGCTCTTCGCGGTCGGGCTCTTCGGGATCGGCGGCCCGATCGTGAGCGCCGGCGCGCCCAAGGTCGTGACGAGTCTCTTTCGCGGCCCCCAGCGTGGCCTCGCCATGGGGATCTACATGACGGGCCCGGGGATCGGGAGCGTCGTGTCGCTCACGCTCACCCACGCGGTCCTCGTCCCGGCGTTCGGCGGCTGGCGGGCGGTGCTCGCGGTCTGGGCCCTCGGAGCGCTCGCCGCGTCGCTCCTCTGGTGGGCGGTGGCGGGACTCGCGGGCGAGGCGACGAGGGCCGATCCAGTGCCGCCGACGGGGCGTCCCGGACAGCTGGCGACGCTTCGCAGTCTGATCGGGATCCCGGCGGTGCCGCTCCTGCTGGCGATGGCGGTCGGGCTCTTCTCGTTCAACCACGGCCTGAACAACTGGCTGCCCGCGCTGCTGCGTTCGGGCGGGCTCGACCTGATCGAAGCGGGCTACTGGGCGTCGATCCCGACCGCGGTGGGGATCGCGGGCTCGCTCCTGATCCCACGGCTCGCCACCCCGGACCGCCGCTACCGGATCCTCTTCGCACTCTCGTTCGCCGCGTTCGGCGCGTCGCTGCTCTTGCAGACGACGACGGCGATCACCCTCGTGCCTGGGCTGCTGCTCCAGGGCGTCGTGCGTTCCTCGCTCATGACGGTCCTGATCCTGACCCTCGTCGAGCTCCCCTCGATCGGTGAGGAGCGGGCGGGCGCAGCGAGCGGACTCTTCTTCTCAGCGGCCGAGGTCGGCGGCGTGCTCGGTCCGCTGGGACTCGGGCTGCTCTACGACGCGACCGGCACGTTCGGCCCGGGGCTCTACACGCTCACGGGGATCTCCGCGGCGCTCTGCCTGGCAACCGTCCGGCTGTCGTCGATCGCGGGCCGATCGGGCTGA
- a CDS encoding SDR family NAD(P)-dependent oxidoreductase: MPKECEGRVALVTGASQGGTGTALAIRLAAEGARVAITARSRAGLDATRERIEAVGARPLVLPCDLADPDGGRDRLVSHVEEALGPIDVLVNNAAAGGYQAFETFARDQRRAAAEVNVWAPWELMAAVLPGMRARGEGWILNMTTSVAELPPGPPFANSGPARAGTLYGGTKAMLNRVTVGVAGEVEGQGIAVNALTPQAAILTPPLEVAREKGLIHPDLFEPLETMVEASMALCTSSPDALHARIGYSLDLLVELDRPVYGLDGETLLDGWQPADLPEKLRRQRAAVEADAGGGYGLD, encoded by the coding sequence ATGCCGAAGGAATGCGAGGGGCGCGTGGCGCTCGTGACCGGCGCGAGCCAGGGTGGGACCGGGACGGCGCTCGCGATCCGGCTCGCCGCGGAAGGCGCGCGGGTCGCGATCACCGCGCGGAGTCGAGCCGGGCTCGACGCGACCCGGGAACGGATCGAGGCCGTCGGCGCGCGGCCGCTCGTGCTGCCTTGCGATCTCGCCGACCCCGACGGCGGTCGCGACCGCCTGGTGTCCCACGTCGAGGAAGCGCTCGGTCCGATCGACGTCCTGGTGAACAACGCTGCGGCCGGCGGCTACCAGGCCTTCGAGACCTTCGCGCGCGACCAGCGAAGGGCCGCAGCCGAGGTGAACGTGTGGGCGCCGTGGGAGCTCATGGCGGCGGTGCTGCCGGGCATGCGGGCTCGCGGCGAGGGCTGGATCCTGAACATGACGACGTCGGTCGCGGAGCTGCCGCCGGGGCCGCCCTTCGCGAACTCGGGCCCCGCCAGAGCGGGCACGCTCTACGGCGGGACCAAGGCGATGCTCAATCGGGTGACGGTCGGCGTCGCGGGGGAGGTCGAGGGACAGGGCATCGCGGTCAACGCGCTCACGCCCCAGGCCGCGATCCTGACGCCGCCGCTCGAGGTTGCCCGCGAGAAGGGGCTGATCCATCCCGACCTCTTCGAGCCCCTCGAGACGATGGTGGAGGCGTCGATGGCGTTGTGCACGTCGAGCCCGGACGCGCTCCATGCACGCATCGGCTACAGCCTCGATCTGCTCGTCGAGCTCGACCGGCCGGTCTACGGCCTGGATGGCGAGACGTTGCTCGATGGATGGCAGCCCGCGGACCTGCCGGAGAAGCTCCGGCGCCAACGGGCCGCCGTCGAGGCGGACGCAGGGGGCGGCTACGGCCTCGACTGA
- a CDS encoding glutathione S-transferase family protein, whose protein sequence is MLKLHFAPNSRAGRIVWLLEELGLEYEINNMAFHPKDLKSDEHRGRHPLGRVPVLEDGDLLLWESGAIVEYILERYENGGLKPPVDDPRWPKYQQWFHYCEGMVMPPVNTIVVQTILLPPDRRDATALAQAQKLLTRALAPVDDALEGKDYLIGDFSAADVMLGHACFMSNRVGCVPDEMKNLKAYVERIAARPHFQTAINLQ, encoded by the coding sequence GTGCTCAAGCTCCACTTCGCTCCCAACTCGCGCGCCGGCCGGATCGTCTGGCTCCTCGAAGAGCTCGGCCTCGAGTACGAGATCAACAACATGGCCTTCCACCCGAAGGATCTGAAGTCGGACGAGCATCGCGGGCGGCACCCCCTCGGCCGAGTGCCGGTCCTCGAAGACGGGGACCTGCTGCTCTGGGAATCCGGCGCGATCGTCGAGTACATCCTCGAGCGCTACGAGAACGGTGGACTCAAGCCGCCGGTCGACGACCCGCGCTGGCCGAAGTACCAGCAGTGGTTCCACTACTGCGAGGGCATGGTCATGCCGCCGGTGAACACGATCGTCGTGCAGACGATCCTGCTCCCGCCGGACCGACGGGACGCGACGGCCCTCGCACAGGCCCAGAAGCTCCTGACCCGCGCCCTCGCGCCGGTCGACGACGCGCTCGAGGGCAAGGACTACCTGATCGGCGACTTCTCGGCGGCGGACGTCATGCTCGGCCACGCGTGCTTCATGAGCAATCGCGTGGGCTGCGTGCCCGACGAGATGAAGAACCTGAAGGCCTACGTCGAGCGGATCGCCGCTCGGCCCCACTTCCAGACCGCGATCAACCTGCAGTAG
- a CDS encoding heme-binding beta-barrel domain-containing protein — protein MANEEFGPLAKLIGTWRGDQGVNVSYDYAKGEIIEETYTEEMTFKIVGDVDNGQQKIWVLDYITAAKRTGSDEVFHTELGFWGWDPARKEVMRCFMVPRMSAILAGGTCEPDAKSFSMNAKIGAEDWGVLSNPYLCANAKCTRYESSYTIDGDTFSYEENTVMEMKSLGGKTMDHTDKNTLTRV, from the coding sequence ATGGCCAACGAAGAGTTCGGACCGCTAGCAAAGCTGATCGGCACCTGGCGCGGTGATCAGGGCGTCAACGTCTCCTATGACTACGCCAAGGGCGAGATCATCGAAGAGACCTACACCGAAGAGATGACGTTCAAGATCGTCGGCGACGTCGACAACGGCCAGCAGAAGATCTGGGTGCTCGACTACATCACGGCCGCGAAGCGGACCGGGTCCGACGAGGTGTTCCACACCGAGCTCGGCTTCTGGGGCTGGGATCCGGCGCGCAAGGAAGTGATGCGCTGCTTCATGGTCCCGCGCATGTCGGCCATCCTCGCAGGGGGGACCTGCGAGCCCGATGCGAAGAGCTTCTCGATGAACGCGAAGATCGGCGCCGAGGACTGGGGCGTGCTGTCGAACCCCTATCTCTGCGCGAACGCGAAGTGCACCCGCTACGAGTCGTCCTACACGATCGACGGCGACACGTTCTCCTACGAGGAGAACACGGTGATGGAGATGAAGTCCCTGGGCGGCAAGACCATGGACCACACGGACAAGAACACGCTCACCCGCGTGTAG
- a CDS encoding alpha/beta hydrolase: MELDYDRLDPEIAVILPALPEGLANITRESIVALRETMAANAPPPPPTDVVITERTAPSPDGDVKVYVHRRPSDEIQPCLLWIHGGGYILGSALDNRATWIAEALDLTVVSVDYRLAPEAPFPAGTEDCWTALNWIVEQADDLRIDLDRLAIGGASAGGGMAAGLALLNRDRGGPKLAMQLLIYPMIDNLHDTPSGQYTNHPVWNRRTSFNAWEMYLDGAPGKDASPYACAARATNLEGLPPAYVCVGAEDLFRDEDIDYARRLIAAGVPCELSVYPGLFHGADGFLPTARISRRLEQGYQAALAQALGL, translated from the coding sequence ATGGAACTCGACTACGACCGCCTCGACCCGGAGATCGCCGTGATCCTCCCGGCCCTGCCGGAGGGTCTCGCGAACATCACCCGCGAATCGATCGTCGCGCTCCGCGAGACGATGGCCGCGAACGCACCGCCGCCCCCGCCCACCGACGTCGTGATCACCGAGCGAACGGCCCCCTCCCCGGACGGCGACGTGAAGGTCTACGTCCATCGCCGCCCCTCCGACGAGATCCAGCCCTGCCTGCTGTGGATCCACGGCGGGGGCTACATCCTCGGCTCCGCCCTCGACAATCGCGCGACCTGGATCGCGGAGGCGCTCGACCTGACGGTCGTGTCCGTCGACTATCGACTCGCCCCGGAAGCCCCCTTCCCGGCCGGAACCGAAGACTGCTGGACCGCGCTCAACTGGATCGTCGAGCAGGCCGACGACCTACGGATCGACCTCGACCGCCTGGCGATCGGCGGCGCGAGCGCGGGCGGCGGCATGGCCGCAGGGCTCGCCCTGCTGAACCGGGACCGGGGAGGACCGAAGCTCGCGATGCAGCTGTTGATCTACCCCATGATCGACAACCTGCACGACACGCCCTCCGGTCAGTACACGAACCATCCCGTCTGGAACCGTCGCACCTCGTTCAACGCCTGGGAGATGTACCTCGACGGCGCGCCGGGCAAGGATGCCTCGCCCTATGCGTGTGCCGCCCGGGCGACGAACCTCGAGGGGCTGCCGCCCGCCTACGTCTGCGTCGGCGCCGAGGATCTCTTCCGGGACGAGGACATCGACTACGCGCGGCGCCTGATCGCCGCCGGCGTGCCGTGCGAGCTCTCGGTCTACCCCGGGCTCTTCCACGGGGCCGACGGGTTCCTGCCGACCGCCCGCATCAGCCGCCGGCTCGAGCAGGGCTACCAGGCCGCCCTCGCCCAGGCCCTCGGGCTCTAG
- a CDS encoding haloalkane dehalogenase, with protein sequence MTTCPTRGPEIPIAVRTEDARFEDLPDFPFAPNYVDVTNPHAEPALRMHYVDEGPRDAPVVLMVHGEPAWSFLYRKLIPVFAEAGLRAVAVDQIGFGRSDKPTRPSHYSFANHIEWVRQLVVALDLRDVTLVCQDWGGPIGMGVVAREMNRFSRICAANTMLHTAEPALEGRLEWAAHASGELDATVSSALLDWRMASTRSPDFEASPSIPFATARGVSDDVAKAYDAPFPSEWHKAGMRQYPILIPVTQSDEGAAINRQTWAALADFDRPFLTLFGDSDPPTRGWAEIFRERIPGAAGQPHQTLERAGHFWQEDCGAEVAAILVEWIRSTPGHRPSHT encoded by the coding sequence ATGACCACGTGCCCGACCCGAGGACCCGAGATCCCGATCGCCGTGCGGACCGAGGACGCGCGCTTCGAAGATCTCCCCGACTTCCCCTTCGCCCCGAACTACGTCGACGTCACGAATCCCCATGCGGAACCGGCCCTGCGCATGCACTACGTGGACGAAGGGCCCCGCGACGCACCCGTCGTCCTCATGGTGCACGGCGAGCCCGCCTGGTCGTTTCTCTACCGGAAGCTGATCCCGGTCTTTGCCGAGGCCGGATTGCGGGCCGTCGCCGTCGACCAGATCGGCTTCGGCCGCAGCGACAAGCCGACCCGTCCGTCCCACTACAGCTTCGCGAACCACATCGAATGGGTGCGTCAGCTCGTCGTCGCCCTCGACCTGCGCGACGTGACCCTCGTCTGTCAGGACTGGGGCGGGCCGATCGGCATGGGTGTCGTGGCGCGCGAGATGAACCGATTCTCTCGCATCTGCGCGGCGAACACGATGCTCCACACCGCCGAGCCCGCGCTCGAGGGGCGCCTCGAGTGGGCGGCCCACGCGAGTGGCGAGCTCGACGCGACGGTGAGCAGCGCGCTCCTCGACTGGCGCATGGCCTCGACCCGGTCCCCCGACTTCGAAGCGAGCCCTTCGATCCCCTTCGCGACCGCGCGTGGGGTGAGCGACGACGTGGCGAAGGCCTACGATGCGCCCTTCCCGAGTGAGTGGCACAAGGCGGGAATGCGTCAGTACCCGATCCTGATTCCCGTCACGCAGAGCGACGAAGGCGCTGCGATCAACCGGCAGACCTGGGCCGCCCTCGCGGACTTCGACCGACCCTTCTTGACGCTCTTCGGCGACTCGGATCCGCCGACCCGCGGCTGGGCCGAGATCTTCCGCGAGCGGATTCCCGGCGCCGCAGGTCAGCCCCACCAGACCCTCGAGCGCGCGGGGCATTTCTGGCAGGAGGACTGTGGTGCCGAAGTCGCCGCGATCCTGGTCGAATGGATCCGGTCGACGCCCGGACACCGACCGAGCCACACCTGA
- a CDS encoding peroxiredoxin, translated as MPIQEGEKIPAVTLKNTDMSDVTTDELFSGRKVVLFAVPGAFTPTCSEQHLPGYIAQSDAIKAKGVDEIICLSVNDAFVMGAWGKDRGAGDAVRMIADGNGDLTKALGLEMDGTGIGFGLRAQRFAAIIDDGTVTKLAVEEPMKFEVSAAEAILAAL; from the coding sequence ATGCCGATCCAGGAAGGCGAGAAGATTCCCGCCGTCACGCTCAAGAACACCGACATGTCCGACGTGACGACGGACGAGCTCTTCTCGGGCCGCAAGGTCGTGCTCTTCGCCGTTCCCGGCGCCTTCACGCCGACCTGCTCCGAGCAGCACCTCCCGGGCTACATCGCCCAGTCCGACGCGATCAAGGCGAAGGGCGTCGACGAGATCATCTGTCTGTCCGTCAACGATGCCTTCGTGATGGGCGCCTGGGGCAAGGACCGGGGCGCCGGCGACGCGGTCCGCATGATCGCGGACGGCAACGGCGACCTGACGAAGGCCCTCGGCCTCGAGATGGACGGCACGGGCATCGGCTTCGGTCTGCGCGCCCAGCGCTTCGCGGCGATCATCGACGACGGCACGGTCACCAAGCTGGCCGTCGAAGAGCCGATGAAGTTCGAAGTCAGCGCCGCCGAGGCGATTCTCGCCGCGCTCTAG
- a CDS encoding PEP-CTERM sorting domain-containing protein yields the protein MMLFSDRRSLRALMTLLAVAPLTSTLIAPSAHAVPYGFSCISGNSATDCATGEAQLSVDVMDIGGGQVLFDFTNAGPLSSSITDVYFDDGTLLGIAGLIDMDDDALGSFGHPDVDFSQGAAPPNLPGGNSIGFQVTAGFLADSDPPVAPNGVNPGEMLGIVFDLQPGRPFSDVIDDLASGALRIGIHVQDFDGGGSEGFVNLPVPEPGTALLLGLGLAGLARRSRRTG from the coding sequence ATGATGCTGTTCTCGGATCGCCGCTCCTTGCGCGCGCTGATGACCCTGCTCGCGGTCGCTCCTCTGACCTCGACCCTGATCGCGCCGTCCGCGCACGCCGTCCCCTACGGCTTCAGCTGCATCAGCGGCAACTCCGCGACGGATTGTGCGACCGGCGAGGCCCAGCTCTCGGTCGACGTCATGGACATCGGGGGCGGTCAGGTCCTCTTCGACTTCACCAACGCGGGGCCCCTCTCCTCTTCGATCACGGACGTCTACTTCGACGACGGCACGCTCCTCGGGATCGCGGGCCTGATCGACATGGACGACGACGCGCTCGGCTCATTCGGCCATCCGGACGTGGATTTCTCGCAGGGGGCCGCGCCGCCGAACCTGCCCGGCGGAAACTCGATCGGCTTCCAGGTCACCGCCGGCTTCCTCGCCGACTCCGACCCGCCGGTCGCCCCGAACGGCGTGAACCCGGGTGAGATGCTCGGCATCGTGTTCGATCTGCAGCCCGGACGTCCTTTCTCCGACGTGATCGACGATCTGGCGAGCGGTGCGCTGCGGATCGGCATCCACGTCCAGGACTTCGACGGCGGCGGCAGCGAGGGCTTCGTAAACCTGCCCGTGCCGGAACCGGGCACCGCTCTCCTCCTCGGCCTCGGACTCGCAGGCCTCGCCCGCCGTTCGCGGCGAACGGGCTGA
- a CDS encoding AMP-binding protein: MSDTLDPALVDAFQMAGQDIPWLVSHWAAQKPDHPFLIWEPKSGEERRWSYAEFEAAITRIGSGLAAKGVRKGDKVLIHCDNCPEMILAWYACAKIGAVGVTTNTRSAGPEIEYYASHVGCVGAVTQPQYAAVVAEHAKDLQWIVVTDDDSGEAPSAGTADHGHPSFSSLEGDAAGCPQREADPMAPVGIMYTSGTTSRPKAVVHTHANAIWASRQGSINIDMDGEGVYLIYLPFFHVNAQSWSTWSTLGAGGTIVLQPKFSSSRFWEVVTKHDVTHISLIPFVFKALAGQPIPEHKLRIGVFGLIMPALESWLGLRVMSAWGMTETVTHATRNDWHQTYPEGSMGKPTPGYEFMIVDPETGKPCMNGETGELWVRGRRGIQLFLEYFDNDDANAKAFTEDGWFKTGDLVALGAEGNFFYKERDKDALKVGGENVSSREVEDCIRALPGIGDLAVVGQKHEMLDQVVVAFVIRGPDAPESEEDHASMIIDHCAANLADFKVPRAVYFRDAFPVATLDKVAKNQLREIADELADG; the protein is encoded by the coding sequence ATGTCCGACACACTCGATCCCGCCCTCGTCGATGCCTTCCAGATGGCGGGCCAGGACATCCCCTGGCTCGTCTCCCATTGGGCCGCGCAGAAGCCCGACCATCCCTTCCTGATCTGGGAGCCGAAGAGCGGCGAAGAACGGCGCTGGAGCTACGCCGAGTTCGAAGCCGCGATCACGCGGATCGGGTCCGGACTCGCGGCGAAGGGCGTCCGCAAGGGCGACAAGGTCCTGATCCACTGCGACAACTGCCCCGAGATGATCCTCGCCTGGTACGCCTGCGCAAAGATCGGCGCGGTCGGCGTCACGACCAATACGCGGAGCGCCGGGCCGGAGATCGAGTACTACGCCTCGCACGTCGGCTGCGTCGGCGCCGTCACGCAGCCCCAGTACGCCGCGGTCGTGGCCGAGCACGCCAAGGACCTCCAGTGGATCGTCGTGACCGACGACGATTCGGGTGAGGCGCCGAGCGCCGGGACCGCGGATCACGGCCACCCGTCCTTCTCGAGCCTCGAAGGCGACGCCGCTGGCTGTCCCCAGCGCGAAGCGGATCCGATGGCGCCGGTCGGCATCATGTACACCTCCGGCACGACCTCTCGTCCGAAGGCCGTCGTCCACACCCACGCCAACGCGATCTGGGCGAGCCGCCAGGGTTCGATCAACATCGACATGGACGGCGAAGGGGTCTACCTGATCTACCTGCCCTTCTTCCACGTGAACGCCCAGAGCTGGTCGACCTGGTCGACCCTCGGCGCCGGCGGGACGATCGTCCTCCAGCCCAAGTTTTCTTCGAGCCGTTTCTGGGAAGTCGTGACGAAGCACGACGTCACCCACATCTCGCTGATTCCCTTCGTCTTCAAGGCCCTCGCCGGCCAGCCGATCCCCGAGCACAAGCTCCGGATCGGCGTCTTCGGCCTGATCATGCCCGCCCTCGAAAGCTGGCTCGGGCTCCGCGTGATGTCGGCCTGGGGCATGACCGAGACCGTCACCCACGCGACGCGGAACGACTGGCACCAGACCTATCCCGAAGGCTCGATGGGCAAGCCCACACCGGGCTACGAGTTCATGATCGTCGACCCCGAGACGGGCAAGCCGTGCATGAACGGCGAGACCGGCGAGCTCTGGGTTCGCGGCCGGCGTGGAATCCAGCTCTTCCTCGAGTACTTCGACAACGACGACGCGAACGCGAAGGCCTTCACCGAGGACGGCTGGTTCAAGACCGGCGACCTGGTCGCCCTCGGCGCCGAAGGCAACTTCTTCTACAAGGAGCGCGACAAGGACGCACTCAAGGTCGGCGGCGAGAACGTGTCGTCGCGCGAGGTCGAGGACTGCATCCGCGCGCTGCCGGGGATCGGGGATCTCGCGGTCGTCGGTCAGAAGCACGAAATGCTCGACCAGGTCGTCGTCGCCTTCGTGATCCGCGGCCCGGATGCCCCCGAGTCCGAGGAAGACCACGCGTCCATGATCATCGACCACTGCGCGGCGAATCTCGCGGACTTCAAGGTCCCGCGGGCCGTCTACTTTCGGGACGCCTTTCCCGTGGCGACGCTGGACAAGGTGGCCAAGAACCAGCTGCGGGAGATCGCGGACGAGCTGGCCGACGGCTGA
- a CDS encoding DUF2889 domain-containing protein has translation MTDETAAMAWPIDPSHTRHLDIALSVADPGVLDFRADVLDLRKAGLMSLGGRIATPGIIHNMTLFGRADDATGEILELSWNQSHVMHEANHASDGECCRDPMKRLSGLVGSRLGAGFRGDLKRHFGGPLGCSHVNTLFQELSATVARLHQLREDEPTLAEPRPSGARIARRAVFFDAFLPEEGTCSELRVRLSDAQYGSPDEIGNESMARHSEVRLAAQVDLMGWQLLGLRGSERARVGPEIEAGPWTDRNDVLEEFVDTSLGGGMARLCAERFGDDAAEACLLSALLALAPGMTQVGAGLSDSLVPSPVARPQKTGAPLTGAGPCYLLRGDGPLIQVITGPGGD, from the coding sequence ATGACCGACGAGACCGCCGCGATGGCCTGGCCCATCGATCCTTCGCACACCCGCCATCTCGACATCGCGCTGAGCGTCGCCGATCCCGGCGTCCTCGATTTCCGCGCCGACGTGCTCGACCTGCGCAAGGCCGGCCTGATGTCGCTCGGCGGGCGGATCGCGACCCCCGGAATCATCCACAACATGACGCTGTTCGGCCGTGCGGACGACGCGACCGGCGAGATCCTCGAGCTCTCGTGGAACCAGTCCCACGTGATGCACGAAGCCAACCACGCGAGCGACGGGGAATGCTGCCGGGATCCGATGAAGCGGCTGTCAGGACTCGTGGGATCGCGCCTGGGCGCGGGATTCCGGGGTGATCTCAAGCGCCATTTCGGCGGACCGCTCGGGTGCTCCCACGTCAACACGCTCTTCCAGGAGCTCTCGGCGACCGTCGCGCGACTGCACCAGCTCCGGGAGGACGAGCCGACCCTCGCCGAGCCGCGTCCTTCCGGCGCGCGGATCGCCCGCCGCGCCGTCTTCTTCGATGCCTTCCTGCCGGAGGAGGGCACGTGCTCGGAGCTGCGCGTGCGGCTGTCCGATGCGCAGTACGGGAGCCCCGACGAGATCGGCAACGAGTCCATGGCGCGGCACAGCGAGGTCCGCCTTGCCGCGCAGGTCGATCTGATGGGCTGGCAGCTCCTCGGGCTGCGTGGCTCCGAACGCGCGCGGGTCGGGCCGGAGATCGAGGCCGGCCCCTGGACCGATCGGAACGACGTCCTCGAGGAGTTCGTCGACACCTCGCTCGGGGGCGGCATGGCACGGCTCTGCGCCGAGCGCTTCGGAGACGACGCCGCGGAGGCCTGTCTCCTGTCCGCGCTGCTCGCGCTCGCACCCGGGATGACGCAGGTCGGTGCCGGACTCTCCGATTCGCTCGTGCCCTCGCCGGTGGCGCGCCCGCAGAAGACCGGCGCCCCGCTGACCGGGGCGGGGCCGTGCTACCTGCTCCGCGGTGACGGGCCGCTCATCCAGGTGATCACCGGCCCGGGCGGCGACTGA